A single Bacteroidales bacterium DNA region contains:
- a CDS encoding biopolymer transporter ExbD encodes MNLRKRKKIGAEVSTSAMNDIMFFLMLFFIIMSTILNPSVIKLTLPNSKSSQAMHKKEVALSITKDKRYYIGNTETTKDNLEVLLAEEIKGSSDAIVVLRVDNALSIQDLVDVLQIGNKLNVKMILATKTLNG; translated from the coding sequence ATGAACCTGAGAAAAAGAAAAAAAATAGGTGCTGAAGTCAGCACTTCAGCTATGAACGACATAATGTTCTTTCTGATGCTGTTCTTTATTATCATGTCAACAATCCTTAATCCAAGCGTGATTAAACTTACTTTGCCCAATTCTAAAAGCAGTCAGGCAATGCATAAAAAGGAAGTGGCATTATCAATAACAAAAGATAAACGTTATTATATTGGAAACACTGAAACAACAAAAGATAATTTAGAAGTTCTGCTTGCAGAAGAAATAAAAGGTTCGTCAGATGCCATTGTTGTTTTGCGTGTTGATAATGCATTATCGATACAGGATTTGGTTGATGTGCTTCAGATTGGAAATAAACTGAATGTTAAAATGATTTTAGCTACTAAAACGCTTAATGGCTAG